ctttagaaTGATGTCCTGAAATTTACTTTAGAACTTTCCTTGACTGTATTTGATCAGCTCTGGTCATTTTAGTTTCAGAAATTCTTTGCCAGCATCTGTCATTCCTTAAAATAAGTGGTATCTGTGCTATGAACTGAATAACTCTCTATGTGACTCTGAAGATGCCAGTTTTTCTGATAAAAAATCTATTTCCCAATAATTTCTATGCATTTATTATTCTATGCATGcacttgtgtgtttatatgtgtatgtgtttgtatattccTAAGTGCTATGTCTCCCTCTTCAGTTTGCAGGTTCCCAGGCTGATATTCTATTCTTTGGCTCTAGCACAGACAGACATATCATGCATTTTCTGGGCTCAGTATGTTAAGCCTTCTGCAGACTACATTCCTTGTGGAGGAGAATGGTCCATGCTCATGCTCATTCCGAAGACTCAGGATTCCTTTTCCCTCCCGGAATTTAGCACCCTGACTCTATTCCATTAATAAGCCTGAAAAAACTCTGAATGGTCCTCTTTTGTAGGCATCCCTCCACTTTGcattacagatttttaaatgtataccatttatttctttttcattccagTTAGTTGTAAGATGCAAAAGTCATAAATGTTGTGTGTGTTTAGATTACCACCTTTTGTTCTATATAAGAGAGGAAAATAAGGAGTGAAGAAAAAGCAAAGTGCTCTGTGAGTTTCTGAGAAGGGGCAAAGCGCAACACTTGTTCCTTTTGTGGAGTTAATGTGATGTGTATATAGAGTGTTCCAAATGTGAATGAAGAAGtaaaatatttcttcatgtaGTTGACACTTGTCAATAAGTGTTAttcatagatttttaaagaaatagcaaaatctaacttttaaaagttctttattattattaatgtgaaGGATGTGCATAAGAAGGAAATACAGTTTTGAACGATCTTATTAactgttgcatctttgtgtgtgtcttaGGGCCAGAGTATGGCAAAAAGTGTCACCCTGACTAGAAAAGAACTGTATTCAATTATGGACCTATATTTTAGACACTTACTTTGGTTTGAAAAATGCACTATGAAGTCTCACATTCATGACACCTTGTTTTTTTAGGGATGAAAATCTCCAGTTTCTAATAAGGCCATTATGGAAATATTTATTCTTGTAAGTTGCCAGGGTTCAGTAAGATATTTTGTTCAAGTATGTTGTTTTACTCCAGATTTATATATGAAATAGAAGATGAGTCAAAGTACATTATTCTTTTCTTAGCAGTTATGAAGATTCCAAGTCTGGTGAAAATCAtgaattgaattattttattatcttttatgtAACTTATTGTTGAATATGCATCTAAGAAAATCTAATTGAATACCCAATGGATAATTATAATCAAACATTTACAGGTTTCATTTTGTTGGGATTGTTCCCATCATCACAAACAGGTCTGTTCCTCTTCATTCTCATTGTTCTCATCTTCCTGACAGCTTGGATTGGCAACCTGTCCAtgatcctcctcatcctcctggattcccatctccacacacccatgtatttCTTACTCAGTCAGCTTTCTCTCATTGACTTAAATTACATCTCTACCATTGTTCCTAAAATGGTGTCTGACTTCTTGTTGGGTAATAAGTACATCTCCTTCATTGGCTGTGGGTTTCAGATCTTCCTATTCTTGACTTTTGGTGGTGCAGAAACCCTTTTGCTGGCTTCGATGGCCTATGACCGTTATGTGGCTATTTGCTTTCCTCTCCACTATGCAACACGCATGAATAAAAGAGTCTGTGTGCTGATGATAATAGGATCATGGGTGCTGGGCTCCATTAACTCTTGTGCGCACACTGGGTATGCACTCCACATTCCTTACTGCCGATCCAGGACAATCaaccatttcttctgtgatgtcccTGCCATGTTAACCCTGGCCTGCATGGACACATGGGTGTATGAGTACACAGTATTTGTGAGCACAATCCTCTTTCTTGTGTTTCCATTCATTGGTATAGTGTGTTCTTATGGTCATGTATTCCTAGCTGTCTACCGCATGCACTCTTGGGCAGGGAAGAAGAAGGCTTATTCTACCTGTAGCACTCATCTCACTGTGGTAACTTTCTACTATGCACCATTTGCTTACACTTATCTACGCCCAAGATCCCTTCGATCCCCAGCAGAGGACAAGATTCTGGCAGTCTTCTACACAGTCCTCACGCCAATGCTCAATCCCATCATCTACAGCCTGAGAAACAAAGAAGTGATGGAGGCACTGAGAAGGACAACTCACAGAATTTGCTCTTCAAAAAACATAGACAACTTGACTACCTGAGTCTGGGACTTAGGTACAAGCACACCCAACATTGGTATTCTTCTGTTAAACCATAAGAACAGAAATATTCCAAAAGAGATTAATGATAATAAGGCATTAAGTAAAAAGTCTGTGGggataaggacaaatgtttatagattgctGTTAAGGCTTAGCCCTGTAGTAAGCTCCTGGTTCAAATTCCCCTACTCATACTCCCTTATTTAGCTCTCCCTTTCCATTTAATCCTTCAATTTCAGTTTCTCCCCAGTTTCTCTCTGTCtattttctatttcccctttcttgggagatccttccttcctccctagtTCCTCACTCTATCCTTAATCTCTTTAGTCATTTAGATAGTAACATCCTTATTGAAGGCTTAAGATCTACCATCTATTGAAGGCCTCACaatccagtgggagcagaaagaatatgtgataggtagggttttagttagggggtagtaggggaggacatgagggagaagggaactgagattgtcatgtaaaacaatcttatttataattcaaataaaaaatctgcaaaaaagatcTTCATCTATTAAGAAGCAGAACACAAATGTAGAACCCAAATCTCTAAAGCAGTTTATATCTCATGTTGTGGTAATCACCACACATTTTTAAACCGTtgtgtgtttttatcttttctgtacTCACATTTGAAACTaagcatgatgggggaagtccttctgtgtatatttctctcttattggttaatgaataaaatactgttggccaatagggaagcaagacatatgggactaggagagaagttctgggaaatgtagtagcgAGGAGTTGCCATGGGATCCCATGAAGAGAGGAAGCATGCCACTGGcgtcaataagataagtctttataaaatatatagatgaatggttatggttgatacttaagacagagctagcaataagaaatcctagtcattggctaacagcattgtaactaatataagactgtgtgttatttgggggtcctAACATGGCCACAGAACTCAgtcagctggcagaaagagttatcgttacataAGCATATTTATAATACTATCCTTTTGTACACTATAACTGCAATTTAAACTGTACGCATTTCATCTTCTCAATAAGGATCATTAGAATCTAGAAATATATGGAAATTATCAAATTTGGGATGGACAGATGGCTAAGAATTTAGAATTGTGAAGCATAGTCCCAGTGATATACCTGTAACAGAATTCTTATACCTTGGGTTCAGAAATCATTGCTTAAGAAGGGTGGACAGAATGTAAaaaccagagaagcagagcattttttacttgatttttgtCTCCTGAGAATGCCAGAATCTATTCCTATAAAGTATCAACAACATGACTATCTAAACATGAACTGCATAAAGACATCAGTAGACATGCTAATATAAATGAGGAAAAGTTCATGATGACTCAACCCTAGTCAAATAACACAAGaaactaaggaatgctaagaACTGGAGAAAGTCTTAGCAAGGGAAAAGCACATCAAATGATCAGTCCTGAGAACATGTGCATTCAAGTAACAATATGCAGCCCTAACAGGTTGTATTtaagaagaacacacacacacacacacacacacacacacacacacacacacatacacacaatgcacacacataaacaaaaattaatgaaaaatagcccaagaatttgaaagagagcaagggaggaaagggaaaataatttaattatattataatcttacaAAAagtaatcaaaaaagaaaaataactttcagTAGCAGATGGAGGCTACTACAGAAATACACAAACAGTCAGAATGAAGAGACTAAGTGATCCTGTGTTTCCTAGCTGTAATTGGGGCATCTACAACACACCCCCTACACCTAGGGCTCAGAAATATTGTGGAAATATGGGCATTAAGAGCCAGAAGACCAAGAGAAGTGATGTAAAGTAGCATCTTTTAGATGTAGGAGGAATGATCAAACCATGAAATCTCAAGAATATGATTTCTAAAGATAATTTATATAGGCTCTccaccctctgcttgaggtgagtgtgggtcATCCAGCCAtcgctccccccacccccggaaTTTGGTGGGTCTGTTCTGTGTAGTGGAGCCGCCCTGGCAGGATGGAATCTGGCCTCCCCCCAGTCTTGGTCCCACCTACTCCATCAGTCTGCCCTCCTACCTGCACTTGAGTCTTGGCCCCtctatgttatgataaatctttctgccaaaagctgccgagccccactgccatgcaTGCATtctacgccagccacctgcccgagttagggcccaaattaatacatagagagacttgtattaggttcaaatgctgcttggccaatgactaggatttctcatctgttagctcagtcttaattatcataaatctatatattttataagacttatcttactggatgccttattggcatccctccttgctggcgGATCAC
This genomic stretch from Cricetulus griseus strain 17A/GY chromosome 4, alternate assembly CriGri-PICRH-1.0, whole genome shotgun sequence harbors:
- the LOC100764220 gene encoding olfactory receptor 2L8 isoform X2 yields the protein MDNYNQTFTGFILLGLFPSSQTGLFLFILIVLIFLTAWIGNLSMILLILLDSHLHTPMYFLLSQLSLIDLNYISTIVPKMVSDFLLGNKYISFIGCGFQIFLFLTFGGAETLLLASMAYDRYVAICFPLHYATRMNKRVCVLMIIGSWVLGSINSCAHTGYALHIPYCRSRTINHFFCDVPAMLTLACMDTWVYEYTVFVSTILFLVFPFIGIVCSYGHVFLAVYRMHSWAGKKKAYSTCSTHLTVVTFYYAPFAYTYLRPRSLRSPAEDKILAVFYTVLTPMLNPIIYSLRNKEVMEALRRTTHRICSSKNIDNLTT